The nucleotide sequence tttgtagcctacatttaggcgggaaaatattcgtgttttttttcgatcatttctctgaaccaaaagacatttttgcgtgctccagtggttttactttttcaaaaaaaagattttggttcagagaaatcatcaaaaaacgaatgttTTTCCGACTAAATGTAGGCTGAAAACATACAAacggtccattgctcttaaattaTCAATTCCATCGATAAAGGGTCGTACACCAAAAAAGTCTCTTTCAACCTAAGTACATTCATTATTCATGTGTTAAAAATGCAACGTAGCCTTTGCATTTTCCATGGAACTTAGACTCTAAGGCCGAACATTCGAAACAAAGGAATAAGGTGTTATTTTGACAGTGTCAGAACGTTTGATTGctagagagagagagtattggtcgTACGTTAGTTGTTACGAACATTTATGCCTTATGACCCCGACATTTCATTCACGAACTTATCAGCTGAACATGACTCAATCGACAAATCTTATCTTTCTTCTTTAACTTAACtgataacaattttaaaataatcttACTTAATGGGATTTCGGTTAGAccagcgacgacaaaaataaataaagtaaacgaagtaaaagaatttcgTTGGGACACTACGTGGCAGTGTAAACAGTAGAATCAATACACTAGAAAGGGTATTGGTAGAATTCATAGATTTTATGCCATTgccaagtttcgggtgaatcaGAGTGCACCAGATGGATTTGTGTGTCAAAAAAGCGACATACAATAGAACGAACTGTGTCGAAACATTTACCATTTATTCATCATCATCCTCTTCTATTTGATTTTTGGCGCACATTAGTGTCGACGCATCCAGAACCTGTTGATTGACCAATTGAGAATCGTATGTGGCAATGATTTCAGCATTTGTAGGCTTCCTATCCGTCTCAGTTATGACATCAGATATAATATACTCCGTTGACAATTGATTGGATTTCAGTTGTAGTTCTTCCAcctgcacacacacacaaaatatcatTCATTTCTCAATGAAACACCAAATCCCATTCAAAATCTATGAAAACTCCATTTACCAGTAATTCATTGAGTTGCGCGTTTATCGTGTCAATCAAACTCTGAATGCGCTTTTCTGCCTTCGCTAATTGCAACTGCTccactaaaatgttttttgtaaaTGAAGATGGGTGAGGcataatgtttttgtttgatttattcCTTGGCTCCAAACCGACAATCAGATTTTATTTACAGTAAATCAACACATTATTGTTGTATCATCGCACTTTaatttggaaaatcttttttgtttacaGTTTATTTATCAAGTGCAGTCGAGACAGTCAAACTTTTTGCTATGATGTACAATATTTGGTTGATACAATAGTGACAAGTAGATGACGCCTTTCCAGTTGGCTTTGTAGcgcatgaaaaaaaaatattttgaatttttatgataTCGAGTCGAGTAAGAACGGTTATTGATTTGTGTACATTAAGTCCCATCCAcattgatcacgaaggcggtggcATAGAAAATTTCTCCATCGAACTATGACGATATGAGGTTTTGTataactaaaaaattttatattcaggcggaccaaaaacgtcacattctctcaccagtttttcttcctttttcgTCCCAGTTGTGTCAATTTccgaacaaaaatttgactttttggTGCGCCCTAATGTAAAATCGTAATTACTCGATACAAATACTGAAGTTAAAGCAAATGCACAAAAACACACGGAGTCCAAGTTAAAAGTGGAGTTGTCGTACAACATGTTGTAAATATATGTATTGGCTACATAGGAAACTCATCTGAAACTTGAGTTCCGCTGAGCATTTAATTAATACCTTCAGTGTTTCCGTACTTTGGTTACTCGGacgaaaaatgtgtaattcccttgactgtaagtcagggtcttatgccggaaaataccctaaaatgtttgtatgaaaggtTGTATgatatgttatgaaaaacggaattgtttgtcccaatattttgcgtgtaaacacgataacttgagtaattatcaaccaattaccaattttattttaatcgacgcagaattgaatttttgaggttaagttcgaagatgggctatgtgggattaaggatctggaagttattccagaaaaacagttttttccactgttggaaattcaatcaatcgaaaaagattactttgcaggaatttgattttgtccgTTAGTTATATACATCTATCAcgcatgatagtcagctatcacggtgatagtcagctatcactgtgatagtcagctatcacggtgatagtcagctatcacggtgatagtcagctatcacggtgatagtcagctatcacggtgatagtcagctatcacggtgatagtcagctatcacggtgatagtcagctatcacggtgatagtcagctatcacggtgatagtcagctatcacggtgatagtcagctatcacggtgatagtcagctatcacggtgatagtcagttatcacggtgatagtcagttatcacggtgatagtcagctatcacggtgatagttagctatcacggtgatagttaGCTATCACAGTGATAGTTGGCTATAGTCAGGGATAGTCACGTgaaagtcagctatcacgcatGATAGTTTTCTAtaacggtgatagtcagctatcacgggcAAACGTAACAGATTTCACGccatgacataaaatatttataaaattttatgaaaaaccattttctgaatcgttattcaaatgtatggaatgacactaaaaaacaatcaaacagaaaactttaaaactttaaaagtttgcggccagagcgaagcgagggccttAATTTGCACGAGTCGTGccattttgttcaagatatgaATGTAGTAAGTTTTGGGGGACTTCCTTTTGTACATAAAAGCAAGAGAAGAATATCTAtcgtaattttttaatttgtaccAAATTGAAAGAGTCCTCTAATCGGTCTACATTCGCATTACTTACTTCTGATTAACGTTAACGTCAATAAGACTATGAAACAGAATAATATACAACTCATACGAGTAGgaatttgcggccagagcgaagcgagggctgtaattcacacgagtctttgtattaatttatgatttatggtTGATCAAAAATCTTGCcgcaaattttcaagaaaattgagaacacaaaaagtatttttccaaacgatttgtactcaagcgaaggtttttatatcagttatttgtgatgtttcggaagtttaacaagggaaaataaaatgaaattgattaaaaatatattggaaaaaaaatcagtcaagggacctgacccgcccaaaaggtggggcaTAGTTTTTGGTCCTAGAAATATAATGGACTGTGAAATTCATAAGCTGAACATTCGAATTTCACCAGCCTTCGTAAGTAATTTAAAACTCTCTGCCCGAGATTCATTTCCATGAATTCCGAATTTTAAATGGCAGGAAGCAAATAGCCATCATCGCAACAAGTGTTTGTATCtatattttgacagaaaactcaaagaggaaaaatcaataaatgtgTTATTCGTAGGTATAAAGGATATAAGGGTAAATAGAACATGGCTGACAGTAGACATAAACAAAACACACCTTAGACGTTCCTTCATTCTGTTCTGTAAAAAAAGAGGTTCctaatttacgaaaaaagtcCGTTGAACGGGTGCGTTAGATTTGACTataaattaaaagtgaaaaatggTCGGCAGTGATCTTTCTCTACCGGTCTTTATACCACCACGGAAGAGACAAACCACAAAAAAGCCGAACGGGACACAAAACTATGTGGACCACATAGTATCGGTATGCGGCATAGGTGAAGTAATTACAGCCGTTGCAACTTAAATTCAccatttttgtgtatttttttcTAGAGTCACATAACGAAACAGTCTCCAACATTACCCAGTCCCGATGACTGTGTCATAAATGCATCgttgattttaaataaatcaaacagTGAAAAGCGGCTGTCTGGCGATAATCGGCTATCCTTAAGTCGAGAATTGAACTCGATCAAATCGCTTAACGTCAACGACGAATCGCACTGCAACGAGATGCAGAGTTTCGACACGATGTCTCAACCATCGAAAGATTGCAGTGCAAATATCACACCAAGAAGCTACTCCGAAGAAAGTAGCCTAGATGCTAAGTCTTGCCGCTCACACGATTGCTTAACGACACGTTCGACCAAGAAACGAGTCAACataaaaaccgattttttacTCCAACGAAATCAGCGCCAATCGCCGAATTCCACCAATTATGAGGATCTCGAATCGGGCGAAACGAGCATATTGAATGCCGAATTGGATAAGAACAGTCTCGATAGATTCAATACTGTGCGCACTGATAGTTACTTGACCATGACTGGAACGGTTAAACGAGGTCGCAAAAAGGGTCAGTCAATGGATTTGCAGTTAAATGTTTCCCGAGACGAACTTGAGAAGATCAATGCTGCCGTTGTGGCAGTTGAGCAAAGTCAACAAGAAAGTCGTGACTGTTGTGCGTGTTCGTTGACGATCGGAATACACATTCTGGTTCTATCCATAGTCTGTTTGCCGTTCGTCACCGCATACACGGCGTTTTATTCATTCTACATTGGAACACTGACTTggtataatattttcaactacTTCAACGAGGAGAAATCGTATTTGCACAAACTTCTTATGTCGCCGCTACTCATACTCACATATCCGGTCATCATTTGCTTGTGCACCATTGGCTTGGCTGTCTATGGAGGTTGTGTTCAGCTGAGTATGTCATTGAGCCGATGGTCTAACGAAGTAACGGACATTGAAAAGGGTTTCTACGGTTGGCTGTGTTCGTTTTTGCATTTATCCGACTGTAGTCCGTATGAAGTGGTTATTCTGACTGATTTACGGCTACCCGAAACTGTGAACCATGGAAATTCATCAACGGAAGAACTTTCActgtaaaaattatatttttaagcCCAGCCGCTTCAACGTAAAACGAAggtccaaaatatttttacttttcatgcaaagggaCCAAGTTACGAGAAAAACTCTGTCCCGTTGCATGATTAtctattatttaaattaaatcataTCAAACAACGCATACGAGACTGTGGTAGATTAagatcttcaggtgattgggtaACAAAGGGACACAGATTTAAATAAGTAATAAAACATTGGAATGTTGTAATAATGTCGCCATTGGAAAGACCTTCGAAATGGCACATACGtattctctagaattgaaagacgaataaaacgagctatcacttaTTTCAATCGGTGACCCTTTGTTCCCCGATCACCCAAAGATTTCAAATTGTCACTCGTAACATCGGGAAACGTAAAACTATTTTCTAAAGCATTAGCGATTAACTAGCCAAATCTGTGACGTGTAGCTTTTcatatcaataaaatcaaattaagaGAATTAATATTGATTCCTGATGGATAACACTGCGAGTCTAATAGATTGTCctatcgatattttttgatattttaactatagtcagaggcagtgaaatttcaacatatttgtcttcagctgtttttcagctgatccagatccacacatacaatcaaaactgcttATACTTGTttacagctgaagcaaattctgactgcctctaactgtaattTCAACCCACCCAAAGGGATGGAGCACAACTCTCGTCTAATACCCAGATCAAAATGTTTATCGATCATAATCTTCTCGTTGCTGTTTTGCTTGTTCTGTGCGGGAAAGTTTTACTCGAAGAGACCAGCAACATCAATGCTCTCTCACTCTATATTTACTAATTctgacatttttattaatttattaattttatcgtTATTACTCTCTGAATCAGGTTGGACCAacgttttgttatttaaattcgTAGCTCATATTCGTGAGAAgaaaacgacattgacaattcAAATCGATAGTTTCCGTCGTGGTCATTAACATCATTCAACGTTAATACTTGATTTCCATCTACTACAAAAGAACCAGTGtcagagacaaaattgatttttttttaaatttttgttttgattgtttgccAGGTCGCTCTACCACGGAGtagtttttgttgagtggaaaccatacttaagtcttcatttccacttacgaaaaaagCACTCGGTTTACTCTTTAGACAATAGAAATGAGGTgtggtttagctaaacggaggcaaaacatAGTGGTCTTTTTGCAAGAGTAAATCaatccactcaacaaaaagtactccgtgatagtgccgtgagagagcaagctgttaagtaaacagagcaaaaattgaaaaaattcaattctgtCTCTGACacaaatacttttttattaatagaattggaccctttgcaaatttgtagcctacatttaggcggggaaattttcgttttttgatgatttctctgaagcaaaatcttttttgaaaaagtgaaaccattaaagctcgcaaaaatgtgttacttttaaaggaaaaattggtctgTGCCACAAACTTTGTGGATGATAACTTATCGCACTTGGAAAATCCTTTGCAGAtaacataaatttacaaaacctgcacaggtttctccaagtgggttaagttatcACCCGCAAACCAATTTTCCCTTTCaaaataacacatttttgcgtgcttaaatggtttatgttttcgaaataagattttggttcagcgatatcaaaaaactaatatttttccgcctaaatgtaggcaacgaatttgcaaagggtccattgctcttaagaggcatcggtgctttgctgaaaagcatacattagggcgttttttaaatactggatttaaGTCTACTTTTGATGGTATCTTTCCaacagaatcctttttgaaaaatgtacgacagcaattccgaccacgaatgtggtagctttcaatacaaaatacatttggttgtagaaatttgaccggctctgagaaacgtgagcagtttatgcaaatttcgttaaactgttcaattttctcagagctggtcaaacggaTACAACCAagtgtattttctgttgaaagctaacacatccGTGGTAGGAAATGCGGCCGTACATTtatcaaaaaggattctgatggaaagatatcattaaaaatgaaacaagaGCAAAGGAgactttgcaaatttgtagcctacatttgggctgaagaatattcgtttttttgatgatttctctgaatcaaaatctttttttgaaaaagtaaaactattaaagcgcgcaaaaatttgttacttaggaaaaattgatttgtgggagataacttatcccatttggagaaacctttgcagattgtgtaagaTAATGTAATCTGCACAGATTTCTCCATGTGAGTTAAgttatgactcacaaaccaatttttccttctaaAAGGAACGCGTTTTTGCGTGCTTTCTTTTTTGGCCCGTTATACGGCCTAAATCGCATTGGTAAATCATCTGGAAAtatcaatatatttttcaaaaaaaagattttggttcagagaaatcaacaaaaaacgaatatttttcctcctaaatgtaggctacttTGCAAAGGGTCCAACTGCTTTTAAGTAAAAATCAAGCCTCAGGATGGAACCAAAAGATTGTTATCATCTCAAAGATTTGTGGAAATCCTTTTTTCGGTGAGTTGCTAAAGCTCGCTGACTATGCTGCCGTGGTGagccaaaaaatgtttgaggaGCTTTCGAAAGCGTTGAGCTACTTTTGGATGCCATTGGAAAGTGGAATATTTCAGTGGAATACAAAAGAAGCTTAAGGTTCTAGAAAGCTTTTTTAAAGCAAAGACACAAATAAAATAAGGTGTTTCGACTGAACACggaaatacgaaaaattgtgTGAATCTCAAACGTAAATATTCTTCAATTCGGAACACTAAATTATAGCTTAAAAAGGCttaaatttttgggaataagTTATCCGAAATAAAAAAGGTCTTGAAAATGGTCAGTGGAACCTTTTTGCGGTAAAGCCGAGTATACGTTGAAATGAAagtttgatacaaaatgtctgtcaaaattttcagttcgTGTGGAGAAAGGTCACTGACTGGTTTTATACTTGACTAAGTATTTGTGGTCTATAAATGTGTGGAAACGAGTAATCAGTAAGCACTCACATCGAAAACTTAGCggagaaaaatatcgaaagctGAATGTCGGTACCAGCTAATTTCCATGACcaatttaaacttttcatAATCTATACCAGCAGCtccaacaaaatttattgatatccGTTAATGTTCTGTGTGTATCTACAAATGAagatttctaaatttttagcGCGTTTCAGTTTGATTTCTCCTCTTCATTcggcggtttttttttctgtcgttCTGCCAATTCTTGGTCTATCCGTTCTTTAGCTCGGAACACCTTGGATTGTAAGTAGAACGAGCCACCTTTTGACTTATCATTCacattaaataaatgttcgtaaTTCTTATTCACTTTCTCTGCGTCGTTTAAGTCGTTCAGATTCAATATCTGTTGTGCTTCGTCTAACGTAATGCCTgtcataaaacgaaaattgctGATTGCATTACGAAAaccgaataaaaataatttcgcattCTAACCAGAGCGTGCATTAGTTGCAGCACGTTGATTTCCTTGTTGACCGCCACCAGCCCGTTTGGCCGCTTCTTGTGACGCAGCATATTCTTGCTTCAATGCCCGTCCAAAAGCTCTAGCAACGGCCTGACCGCCAAGGACGATAATTTGTGCTAAATATTTTGCCATAGAATTTTGGTGATTTGTAACGAATGGTATTTATCCAAACTTATCCAAAGTGGATGTAATTAAATTCCAAGTGATTAAGCACTTAAACGACGCAAATTACAATAGTTGTATCACTTATTACAACATCACACCATCACACCATCAATAACAAACCAACTAACCTCAATGTTATGACACTGACGAATGACATGAGTGACACTCATTGAGTGacagtttttaaaatttaatgttgtgTATTTTAGTTCGGAGCTGCCGGTATGGAGCTGCAATAGAGTTAGGTTATGGAACCCAAGGtatttttatcgaataaaGCATATTTAGTAGTGACTTAGTTCACTAATAGAAGCTTTTAAATTCGTTCAGTTTTTTCCCAGTCTTTGTATTGTatgcgcaaaaaaaaatcctcaactGCTGATACAATGTATATGTGGTATATGTGTACATGTGTAAAGCTGTCAGATTTTCTGTGcatataaaatagaaatatataAACAAAGGACATGAGTTccgcaaaaaataaaattaaacggGGAAAAGCcgata is from Bradysia coprophila strain Holo2 unplaced genomic scaffold, BU_Bcop_v1 contig_396, whole genome shotgun sequence and encodes:
- the LOC119082200 gene encoding uncharacterized protein LOC119082200 — its product is MPHPSSFTKNILVEQLQLAKAEKRIQSLIDTINAQLNELLVEELQLKSNQLSTEYIISDVITETDRKPTNAEIIATYDSQLVNQQVLDASTLMCAKNQIEEDDDE
- the LOC119082201 gene encoding mitochondrial import inner membrane translocase subunit Tim16; this translates as MAKYLAQIIVLGGQAVARAFGRALKQEYAASQEAAKRAGGGQQGNQRAATNARSGITLDEAQQILNLNDLNDAEKVNKNYEHLFNVNDKSKGGSFYLQSKVFRAKERIDQELAERQKKKPPNEEEKSN
- the LOC119082198 gene encoding uncharacterized protein LOC119082198, whose amino-acid sequence is MVGSDLSLPVFIPPRKRQTTKKPNGTQNYVDHIVSSHITKQSPTLPSPDDCVINASLILNKSNSEKRLSGDNRLSLSRELNSIKSLNVNDESHCNEMQSFDTMSQPSKDCSANITPRSYSEESSLDAKSCRSHDCLTTRSTKKRVNIKTDFLLQRNQRQSPNSTNYEDLESGETSILNAELDKNSLDRFNTVRTDSYLTMTGTVKRGRKKGQSMDLQLNVSRDELEKINAAVVAVEQSQQESRDCCACSLTIGIHILVLSIVCLPFVTAYTAFYSFYIGTLTWYNIFNYFNEEKSYLHKLLMSPLLILTYPVIICLCTIGLAVYGGCVQLSMSLSRWSNEVTDIEKGFYGWLCSFLHLSDCSPYEVVILTDLRLPETVNHGNSSTEELSL